TTATCCCAACCTCTACGCGATTGAATCCGAGAACAAGGATGCCAAGCCCTTCAATTGCGTCCAGGTCGCTATACACCTCCCTCTCTTGCTCGCTTTCCCTGTGAAAATTGATCCATCTCCTAATCGAAGACTATATGTGATGTTTGGCAGAGGGGGCATCAGAACTCGCTGGAGGCGATGCCGGTGTTCTTCGTGACGCTGTTGGTTGGCGGGGTTCAGCACCCTATAATCGCTGCTGGGCTGGGTGTCCTTTATACGGTCGCCCGATTCTTCTATTTCAAGGGTTATTCCACCGGAGTCCCAGATAATCGTCTCAAGATTGGGTACGTGGATTTAACCTCCCCGGTCTCTTCCTTTCTTTCGCGCTGTCATTCGATTTTAGTATTATCTTGGCTTCTGTTCTCAGGGGATTTAACTTCTTGGCGC
The sequence above is a segment of the Elaeis guineensis isolate ETL-2024a chromosome 7, EG11, whole genome shotgun sequence genome. Coding sequences within it:
- the LOC105048526 gene encoding uncharacterized protein, translated to MAVSVEIPREYGYVVLVVVLYTFLNLWMSFQVGKARKKYKVFYPNLYAIESENKDAKPFNCVQRGHQNSLEAMPVFFVTLLVGGVQHPIIAAGLGVLYTVARFFYFKGYSTGVPDNRLKIGGFNFLALFGLIICTASFGIHLLIREVL